The Fodinibius sp. Rm-B-1B1-1 genome segment CGTTAGTCTATTTATTTTACGCCGCCCTTCTTCACCTTCGCGCTGTAATTTTTGAAAATATGGTACAACGGCCCCCATCAACTGGATAATAATTGCAGCAGTAATGTAGGGCATAATGCCCAGTGCAAATACACCGGCACGAGAAAATGCCCCACCTACAAACATATCAAAAAGACCAAGAAGACTTGACGCGTCTCCGGCTTGTTGCGTTAATTGAGCAGCATCAACGCCAGGAAGCGTTACGAAACTTCCTATACGATAAACCATCAAGATACCGATGACATAGAAGATGCGATTTTTCAGCTCTTCAATCTTAAATATGTTGCGAAAGTTTTCGACTAAACTCATTTAGAAGGCGGCTCTGTAATTTATTATTGACTATTTTTTACAAGTGTAATACTTCCACCGGCATCTTCAACTTTTTGCTTGGCCGATTCACTAACGTTGTGAACTTCAATATCTATTGAAGCTTCAATTTCTCCATCGCCAAGCAATTTTATTAAGTCATTCTTTCCAGCTAATCCAGCATTACGGAGATCATCAAGCGTAATAGTTTCTCCGAGTTTATCATGCTCGATAAATAACTGAATAGTGCCAGTGTTTACAGCGATGTATTCCTTACGAAAATAGTTATTGAATCCCCACTTTGGAACTTTTCGCTGTAATGGCATTTGGCCACCTTCGAACCAAAATTTTTCTTTATAGCCACTCCGAGCTTTTTGTCCATTATGTCCTTTACCAACAGTATGTCCACCTCGGCCCGAACCTTGTCCACGACCAATACGTTTAGCCTTTTTCTTATTTGGTTCGGGAGCGTTTAAATTACTTAAATCCATTTTACTGCCTCAATTAAATTCCTAAAATCTGTTAGCCTTCAAAAACTTTATTCAGAGAAACTCCTCTTCGTTCAGCAACTTCAAATGGATCCGTCAAATTCTTCAACCCATTGTATGTTGCCTTAACCATATTATGAGGATTGGAAGATCCTACTGACTTGGTAAGGATATTTTGTAATCCTGCAATATCAAGCAAAGCCTTTACTGGGCCGCCTGCAATTACACCGGTACCTTCGGATGCTGGACGTAACAATACTTCACCTGCGCCCTCCTTACCTGTAATAGTATGATAAATACTACCGGTTTTTGTCATAGGAACACGAATCAAGTTCTTCTTAGCATTGTCAAATCCTTTCTGGATAGCATCAGAAACTTCGTTGGCTTTCCCAAGACCGTGTCCTACAACACCATCTTTATTACCAACAACCACAATAGCATTAAAGCTAAAACGGCGTCCACCTTTTACAACCTTAGATACACGGTTGAT includes the following:
- the rpsE gene encoding 30S ribosomal protein S5, yielding MPKVRRRHNITPTNLNLEEKLVHINRVSKVVKGGRRFSFNAIVVVGNKDGVVGHGLGKANEVSDAIQKGFDNAKKNLIRVPMTKTGSIYHTITGKEGAGEVLLRPASEGTGVIAGGPVKALLDIAGLQNILTKSVGSSNPHNMVKATYNGLKNLTDPFEVAERRGVSLNKVFEG
- the rplO gene encoding 50S ribosomal protein L15 encodes the protein MDLSNLNAPEPNKKKAKRIGRGQGSGRGGHTVGKGHNGQKARSGYKEKFWFEGGQMPLQRKVPKWGFNNYFRKEYIAVNTGTIQLFIEHDKLGETITLDDLRNAGLAGKNDLIKLLGDGEIEASIDIEVHNVSESAKQKVEDAGGSITLVKNSQ